In Phyllopteryx taeniolatus isolate TA_2022b chromosome 6, UOR_Ptae_1.2, whole genome shotgun sequence, one genomic interval encodes:
- the LOC133479412 gene encoding neuronal acetylcholine receptor subunit alpha-7-like, which yields MSLREWKTTQGPHQRFLLRELLRDYNPMERPVANDSHTLTVHFSITLMQIMDVDEKNQILTMNVWLQMQWYDHYLQWNQSEYPGVKNLRFTADQVWTPDILLYNSVHDKFDATFKTNVLVNSSGFCEYLPPGIFMSTCNVDVRWFPFDIQRCELKFGSRTFDGWLLDIQMKDADVSGYMPNGEWDLLEVLGGRNEVFYECCTEPYPDVTFVVTLRRRTLYYTLNLLIPSVLLSSMTLLVFLLPAKSGEKISLGITVLLSLTVFMLMVAEIMPATSDSIPLIGQYFASTMVIVGMSVVATVIVLQFHHHNPNNGQIPHWVNLVLLQWVPWFLRMKCPGEGAEHDLHHRQADTQSKTLSSPATTATQMTYILPQSLASLRASLTQLHHSPHHRCISQAIILPHPIHRDPSPNLHPQPNGHLHYMGFQAFPPTAELEAQSHSQMRGSYGAAAEDGEASDGGGDMLSHQHVSSGKSQETKVSLNHESTTIFPGACGLESGPGSGRAAPSNTHSGITGSRVVDNQLQALLTEVQFLVERVREQDRQLSVAEQWQFAAAVIDRLCLVGFSVFNIICTIAILMAAPNFGEALAKDFL from the exons atgtccctcaggGAATGGA AGACAACGCAGGGTCCCCATCAACGCTTTCTGCTCAGGGAGTTGCTGAGAGATTATAACCCCATGGAGAGGCCAGTGGCCAATGACTCCCACACCCTCACCGTCCACTTCTCCATCACTCTAATGCAGATCATGGATGTG GATGAAAAGAACCAGATCCTCACCATGAATGTCTGGCTGCAGATG CAGTGGTATGATCACTACCTTCAGTGGAATCAGTCAGAATATCCTGGAGTTAAAAACCTTCGCTTCACTGCAGATCAAGTATGGACACCTGACATATTGCTTTACAATAG TGTTCATGACAAGTTTGACGCCACCTTTAAGACCAACGTGCTGGTAAACTCCAGTGGCTTCTGTGAGTATCTGCCTCCAG GAATATTTATGAGCACCTGTAATGTGGACGTGCGCTGGTTTCCCTTTGACATACAGCGATGTGAGTTAAAGTTTGGTTCCAGAACATTTGACGGCTGGCTGCTGGACATCCAGATGAAAGATGCAGATGTGTCGGGATACATGCCTAATGGGGAGTGGGACCTActgg AGGTGCTCGGAGGTCGCAACGAGGTTTTTTACGAGTGTTGCACAGAGCCCTACCCTGACGTGACCTTCGTGGTGACTCTGCGCCGACGGACTCTCTACTACACTCTCAACCTCCTCATCCCCTCCGTGCTCCTCTCGTCCATGACGCTGCTGGTCTTCCTGCTCCCGGCCAAGTCCGGGGAGAAGATCAGCTTGG GCATTACAGTTCTACTTTCTCTGACTGTTTTTATGTTGATGGTCGCTGAGATCATGCCCGCCACTTCAGATTCTATACCACTCATAG GTCAGTATTTCGCCAGCACCATGGTGATTGTCGGGATGTCCGTAGTAGCTACGGTCATTGTCCTTCAGTTCCATCACCACAACCCCAACAATGGACAAATACCACATTGG gTCAACCTGGTTCTGCTGCAGTGGGTTCCTTGGTTCCTACGGATGAAATGCCCAGGTGAGGGAGCGGAACATGATCTTCACCACAGGCAGGCAGACACTCAGAGCAAGACCCTCTCCTCTCCCGCCACCACCGCCACCCAGATGACCTATATCCTTCCCCAGAGTCTCGCCTCCCTCAGAGCCAGCCTGACTCAGCTCCACCACTCACCACACCACCGGTGCATCTCCCAAGCCATCATTCTCCCGCATCCCATCCACAGAGATCCCAGCCCCAATTTGCATCCTCAACCGAACGGTCATCTGCATTACATGGGGTTCCAGGCCTTTCCGCCCACAGCAGAACTGGAAGCTCAGAGTCATAGTCAGATGAGGGGCTCCTACGGAGCAGCAGCCGAAGATGGAGAGGCATCAGATGGAGGGGGAGATATGCTGAGTCATCAACACGTTTCATCTGGCAAATCGCAGGAAACGAAAGTGTCTCTCAACCATGAGTCCACAACCATCTTTCCAGGGGCATGTGGATTAGAATCTGGGCCGGGCTCAGGGAGGGCGGCGCCCTCAAACACCCATAGTGGCATCACTGGAAGCAGGGTAGTGGACAACCAGCTCCAGGCTCTTCTCACAGAAGTGCAATTTTTGGTGGAACGGGTTCGCGAGCAGGACCGGCAGCTCAGTGTAGCCGAGCAGTGGCAGTTCGCCGCAGCTGTCATTGACCGCCTGTGTCTGGTCGGATTCAGCGTCTTCAACATCATCTGTACCATCGCCATTCTCATGGCTGCACCCAATTTTGGGGAGGCTCTGGCCAAAGATTTCCTCTGA